In one Tripterygium wilfordii isolate XIE 37 chromosome 22, ASM1340144v1, whole genome shotgun sequence genomic region, the following are encoded:
- the LOC119990461 gene encoding LRR receptor-like serine/threonine-protein kinase EFR encodes MFNILCFLFHIYNIVPAGFAFTAPQDISALKAFKASIKPSSIPPWSCLASWDFSTDPCSLPRRTHFTCGITCSSDSTRVTQLTLDPVGYSGQLTPLVSQLSQLNILDLSENNFSGPIPLSISSLTNLQMLTLRSNSFSGLIPESLTQLKSLDSIDFSHNFLSGNLPKNMNSLSSLTSIDLSYNRLAGSLPNLPYKLYYFAAKANSFSGSLLKSSFQGLTQLKVVELSVNSLAGTLQSWFFHLPAIQQVNLSNNSLTRVDVPRPLSGNSDLVAFDLGFNRIEGHAPVNFAAYPLLSALSLRYNRLRGDIPLEYSQQKNLRRIYLDGNFLIGTPPAGFFSGGMPFSGSLGDNCLQGCPGSSELCSPQQKSSSICKQAYGGKPRS; translated from the coding sequence ATGTTTAACATTCTCTGCTTTCTCTTCCACATCTACAATATTGTCCCTGCAGGATTTGCCTTCACTGCACCTCAAGACATCTCAGCTCTCAAAGCATTCAAGGCTTCAATCAAGCCTTCTTCAATCCCTCCCTGGTCCTGCCTAGCCTCCTGGGACTTCTCCACCGACCCATGTTCGCTCCCTCGCCGGACCCACTTCACATGCGGAATTACCTGCTCCTCCGATTCAACTCGGGTAACCCAACTCACTCTTGACCCGGTTGGCTACTCAGGTCAACTCACCCCACTCGTTTCTCAACTCTCCCAACTTAACATCCTAGACCTCTCCGAGAACAACTTCTCCGGCCCAATCCCTCTCTCCATTTCATCTCTTACAAATCTTCAAATGCTCACTCTCCGGTCCAACTCCTTCTCCGGTCTGATCCCTGAATCGTTAACCCAACTCAAATCTCTCGATTCAATTGACTTCTCGCATAATTTTCTATCTGGAAATCTCCCTAAAAACATGAATTCACTCTCTAGCTTAACGAGTATCGATCTGAGCTACAACAGACTCGCTGGGTCACTACCCAATCTACCTTATAAATTATACTATTTTGCTGCGAAGGCCAATTCGTTTTCTGGTTCTCTCCTAAAATCGTCTTTTCAAGGGTTAACTCAGTTGAAAGTGGTGGAACTCAGTGTGAACTCGCTCGCCGGGACATTACAGAGCTGGTTCTTTCACTTGCCGGCAATTCAGCAGGTCAATTTGTCAAACAACAGCTTGACACGTGTCGACGTGCCGAGGCCACTCAGTGGGAACAGCGACCTGGTGGCCTTCGATCTCGGGTTCAATAGAATCGAGGGCCACGCGCCCGTGAATTTCGCTGCATACCCGTTGTTGTCTGCTTTGTCATTACGCTACAACCGATTACGTGGCGACATCCCATTGGAGTACAGCCAGCAAAAGAACTTGAGGAGGATATATTTGGACGGCAACTTCTTAATCGGGACTCCGCCTGCTGGGTTCTTCTCAGGCGGGATGCCGTTTTCCGGTAGCTTGGGAGATAATTGTCTACAAGGGTGTCCAGGGTCTTCTGAGCTTTGCAGTCCACAGCAGAAATCAAGTTCTATTTGCAAGCAAGCTTACGGTGGAAAACCAAGGTCTTAG